A window of the Catenulispora sp. GP43 genome harbors these coding sequences:
- the tatA gene encoding Sec-independent protein translocase subunit TatA has protein sequence MGELQPWHIIVILVVLFLLFGAKKMPDMARSVGQSLRIFKSEMRQSQKETEEVAKQANDSARVTPAVENSGQPTVTDQGQKHTDTV, from the coding sequence ATGGGCGAATTGCAGCCATGGCACATCATCGTGATCCTTGTTGTGCTGTTCCTGCTCTTCGGGGCGAAGAAGATGCCGGACATGGCCCGCTCTGTGGGGCAGTCGCTGCGCATCTTCAAGTCCGAGATGCGGCAGAGCCAGAAGGAGACCGAGGAAGTCGCCAAGCAGGCCAATGACTCCGCGCGCGTGACCCCCGCCGTGGAGAACTCCGGCCAGCCGACGGTCACCGACCAGGGCCAGAAGCACACCGACACCGTCTGA
- a CDS encoding TetR/AcrR family transcriptional regulator has product METPSAPGLRERKKRQTREEIANVATAMFAERGFENVTIAEVATAAGVAKMTVTNHFPLKEDLVFDRAEHIVHGLAEAIAARPEGEPVLAAARRYHAERLAAGDPTLGHLGVHFSLMVLASPALAARERQIHDQREQALADVLVAQAAPAEELAARVVAAQIAGVYRVLYFVGRRLLLDGLQGPETVEAVAAAAQRAFALLEADLSGFDPRPRLRSTP; this is encoded by the coding sequence ATGGAGACACCGAGCGCCCCAGGGCTGCGGGAACGCAAGAAGCGGCAGACCCGCGAGGAGATCGCCAACGTCGCGACCGCGATGTTCGCCGAGCGCGGCTTCGAGAACGTGACCATCGCCGAGGTCGCCACGGCCGCCGGCGTGGCGAAGATGACCGTCACGAACCACTTCCCGCTGAAGGAGGACCTGGTCTTCGACCGGGCCGAGCACATCGTCCACGGGCTGGCCGAGGCGATCGCGGCGCGGCCGGAGGGCGAGCCGGTCCTGGCCGCGGCCCGCCGCTACCACGCCGAGCGGCTGGCGGCCGGGGACCCGACGCTGGGCCACCTCGGCGTGCACTTCTCGCTGATGGTGCTGGCCAGCCCGGCGCTGGCGGCGCGCGAGCGGCAGATCCACGACCAGCGCGAGCAGGCGCTGGCCGACGTCCTGGTGGCCCAGGCGGCACCGGCCGAGGAGCTGGCGGCGCGGGTGGTCGCCGCGCAGATCGCCGGGGTCTACCGGGTCCTGTACTTCGTCGGCCGCCGCCTGCTGCTGGACGGTTTGCAGGGCCCGGAGACGGTGGAGGCCGTCGCCGCCGCCGCACAGCGGGCCTTCGCCCTCCTCGAAGCCGATCTCAGCGGCTTCGATCCGCGGCCCCGCCTACGATCTACTCCATGA
- a CDS encoding nucleoside triphosphate pyrophosphohydrolase, which produces MTEAPPPDAGRIVFLATSPRVALGLLSWPAWETLRAADVVFAADAEHPHIPYVEQATGAVVALPDHSPAMAAERLLEAATPSRTVVWLAEDEEFDEELAVALGNRLVNLASAALPELEVLPGSYDLPGAHLLDLVDVMNRLRSPGGCPWDAEQTHASLVKYLLEEAYEAVETIEDGDPLTPGPGRDALREELGDVLLQVMFHSRIAEEHESDPFSVDDVADGIVAKLIRRHPHVFGDVDAPTAEHVAANWEQIKAEEKQRASVTEGVPMTQPALALAAKLASRVRKAGLAVPAGPAPDLPETADELGEQLLATAVAAAAAGWDPEEALRTAARRYRDRVITAEVEVARG; this is translated from the coding sequence ATGACCGAAGCCCCGCCGCCGGACGCCGGCCGCATCGTCTTCCTGGCCACCTCGCCCCGGGTCGCCCTCGGGCTGCTGTCCTGGCCGGCCTGGGAGACGCTGCGCGCGGCCGACGTGGTCTTCGCCGCCGACGCCGAGCACCCGCACATCCCCTACGTCGAGCAGGCCACCGGCGCCGTGGTGGCGCTGCCGGACCACAGCCCGGCGATGGCCGCCGAACGGCTTCTGGAGGCCGCCACGCCGTCCCGCACGGTCGTCTGGCTCGCCGAGGACGAGGAGTTCGACGAGGAACTGGCGGTCGCGCTGGGGAACCGTCTGGTGAACCTCGCCTCGGCGGCGCTGCCCGAGCTCGAAGTCCTGCCCGGTTCCTATGATCTGCCCGGCGCGCACCTGCTGGACCTCGTGGACGTCATGAACCGGCTGCGCTCGCCCGGCGGCTGCCCGTGGGACGCCGAGCAGACCCACGCCTCGCTGGTGAAGTACCTGCTCGAAGAGGCCTACGAAGCCGTCGAGACGATCGAGGACGGCGACCCGCTGACCCCCGGCCCGGGGCGCGACGCGCTGCGTGAAGAGCTCGGCGACGTGCTACTCCAGGTGATGTTCCACTCACGCATCGCCGAAGAGCACGAATCCGATCCGTTCTCCGTCGACGACGTCGCCGACGGCATCGTGGCCAAGCTGATCCGGCGGCACCCGCACGTGTTCGGGGACGTCGACGCCCCGACCGCCGAGCACGTCGCGGCCAACTGGGAGCAGATCAAGGCCGAGGAGAAGCAGCGCGCGTCGGTGACCGAGGGCGTGCCGATGACCCAGCCGGCGCTGGCGCTGGCCGCGAAACTGGCGAGCCGGGTCCGCAAGGCCGGCCTCGCCGTGCCCGCAGGTCCCGCCCCCGACCTCCCGGAAACCGCTGATGAGCTGGGCGAGCAGCTGCTGGCGACGGCGGTGGCGGCGGCCGCGGCCGGCTGGGATCCGGAAGAAGCCCTGCGAACGGCCGCGCGTCGGTACCGTGACCGCGTCATTACGGCCGAGGTGGAGGTAGCCAGAGGGTAG